One Methylosinus sp. C49 DNA segment encodes these proteins:
- a CDS encoding cell cycle transcriptional regulator TrcR: protein MSTAPLMPKATAVWLVENTSLAFDQIADFCKLHPLEVKGIADGEVAAGIRGLDPITSGQLTREEIGRGERDPAHRLSLSVSKVKVPEVKRQRGPRYTPLSRRQDRPNAILWLVRNHPELKDAQVMRLVGTTKSTLKAVRERTHWNSAALAPMDPVTLGLCSQIDLDFEVNRAAKDRPAALEEQGQTLQPAEITTAPHHEPTTTEDVFGKRPPAPPVEEEDHFDADRVFGRMKNLDFDD, encoded by the coding sequence ATGAGCACCGCTCCGCTCATGCCCAAGGCGACCGCCGTCTGGCTCGTCGAGAACACGTCGCTCGCCTTCGACCAGATCGCCGATTTCTGCAAGCTGCACCCGCTCGAGGTGAAGGGCATAGCCGATGGCGAGGTCGCGGCCGGCATTCGCGGGCTCGATCCCATCACTTCCGGCCAGCTCACCCGTGAGGAGATCGGCCGCGGCGAGCGCGACCCGGCTCATCGGCTGTCGCTGTCCGTCTCCAAGGTCAAGGTGCCGGAGGTCAAGCGCCAGCGCGGGCCGCGCTACACGCCGCTGTCGCGCCGCCAGGACCGGCCCAACGCGATTCTGTGGCTGGTGCGCAACCATCCCGAGCTGAAGGACGCGCAGGTCATGCGCCTCGTCGGCACCACCAAGAGCACGCTGAAGGCGGTGCGCGAGCGCACCCATTGGAATTCCGCTGCTCTCGCGCCGATGGACCCCGTGACCTTGGGCCTCTGCTCGCAGATCGATCTGGATTTCGAGGTCAATCGCGCCGCCAAGGATCGTCCCGCCGCGCTCGAGGAGCAGGGCCAGACGCTGCAGCCGGCCGAGATCACCACCGCGCCGCATCACGAGCCGACCACGACCGAGGATGTGTTCGGCAAGCGCCCGCCCGCGCCGCCCGTCGAGGAGGAAGATCATTTCGACGCCGATCGCGTCTTCGGCCGGATGAAGAACCTCGATTTCGACGATTGA
- the topA gene encoding type I DNA topoisomerase, with amino-acid sequence MNVVIVESAAKAQTINKYLGRDFNVIACYGHVRDLPPKDGSVDPAEDFAMKWESDAKSAKRISAIADAVKSADTVILATDPDREGEAISWHLLDILKKKKALGGKRVERVVFNAVTKDAIKQAMAHPREIDQALVDAYLARRALDYLVGFTLSPVLWRKLPGARSAGRVQSVALRLVCDRELEIEKFVTREYWSLVAHLKTKAGEPFTARLSGADGKKITRLDIGSGQEAEDFKKALETAAFTIRSVEAKPVKRHPYAPFTTSTLQQEASRKLGLAPAQTMRIAQRLYEGVDIGGETAGLITYMRTDGVDMAPEAIASARNVIASEYGDRFVPKVPRKYTVKAKNAQEAHEAIRPTDLSRLPKHVAKHLEPEQAKLYELIWTRTIASQMESAELERTTVDIDALVGKRSLELRASGQVVRFSGFLELYQEGRDDDQDEDGGRLPAMQPGEPATREKIEAGQHFTEPPPRYTEATLVKRMEELGIGRPSTYASTLAVLRERDYVRLDKKRLVPEDKGRIVTAFLESFFTRYVEFDFTAGLEEKLDKVSNNEIDWKEVLRDFWADFSGAVDGTKELRTTQVLDSLNDLLGPHIFPAKPDGSDPRACPACSAGQLSLKLGKYGAFIGCSNYPECRFTRTLSPPTGEAAEGARPGVKVLGQDPESGAEITLRGGRFGDYVQEGEATEEGEKPKRSSIPKSIKSDELTLEQAIRLLSLPREVAKHPESGEPIVAGIGRFGPYVQHGKTYANIGRDDDILTIGGNRAIDLIVTKESGGGGSRFGRASDPGRALGDHPQGGAISVKSGRFGPYVNWGKVNATLPKGTDPDSLTVQQAVDLLAAKASGAPSGGGRVLGEHPQGGAITLRDGRYGPYVNLGKVNATLPKNMSPEDVTLEEAIRLIEEKGGPVKAKKAPAKKAPAAKAKAPASKAPAKKAPAKKAAAKKDIEESDEVPFEDSKPAKKAAAAKAPAKKPTKKAASGK; translated from the coding sequence ATGAATGTCGTCATCGTCGAATCGGCCGCCAAGGCCCAGACGATCAACAAATATCTCGGCCGCGATTTCAATGTGATCGCCTGCTACGGCCATGTGCGCGACCTGCCTCCCAAGGACGGCTCCGTCGATCCGGCCGAAGATTTCGCGATGAAATGGGAGAGCGACGCCAAATCGGCCAAGCGCATTTCCGCCATAGCGGACGCCGTGAAGAGCGCCGACACAGTCATTCTGGCCACCGACCCCGATCGCGAGGGCGAGGCCATCTCCTGGCATTTGCTCGACATATTGAAGAAGAAGAAGGCGCTCGGCGGCAAGCGCGTCGAGCGCGTCGTCTTCAACGCCGTCACCAAGGACGCGATCAAGCAGGCTATGGCGCATCCGCGCGAGATCGACCAGGCGCTGGTCGACGCCTATCTCGCCCGCCGGGCGCTGGATTATCTCGTCGGCTTCACCCTTTCCCCGGTGCTGTGGCGCAAATTGCCGGGCGCGCGCTCGGCAGGCCGCGTGCAATCGGTGGCGCTGCGCCTCGTCTGCGACCGCGAGCTGGAGATCGAGAAATTCGTCACCCGCGAATATTGGTCGCTGGTCGCGCATTTGAAAACCAAGGCCGGCGAGCCCTTCACCGCCCGCCTCTCGGGCGCCGACGGCAAGAAGATCACCCGCCTCGACATCGGCTCCGGCCAGGAGGCCGAGGACTTCAAAAAGGCGCTGGAGACCGCCGCCTTCACCATTCGCTCGGTGGAGGCGAAGCCGGTCAAGCGGCACCCTTACGCGCCCTTCACCACATCGACTCTTCAGCAGGAGGCCTCGCGCAAGCTCGGCCTCGCGCCGGCGCAGACCATGCGCATCGCGCAGCGCCTCTATGAGGGCGTCGACATAGGCGGCGAGACCGCCGGCCTCATCACCTATATGCGAACCGACGGCGTCGATATGGCGCCGGAGGCCATCGCCTCTGCGCGCAATGTGATCGCTTCAGAATATGGCGATCGCTTCGTGCCGAAGGTTCCGCGCAAATATACGGTAAAGGCCAAGAACGCCCAGGAAGCGCATGAGGCGATCCGGCCGACCGACCTCTCGCGTCTGCCCAAGCATGTCGCCAAGCATTTGGAGCCGGAGCAGGCCAAGCTCTATGAGCTGATCTGGACGCGCACCATCGCCAGCCAGATGGAATCGGCCGAGCTGGAGCGCACCACGGTCGATATCGACGCCCTCGTCGGCAAGCGGAGCCTCGAGCTGCGCGCCTCCGGCCAGGTGGTGCGTTTCTCGGGCTTTCTCGAGCTCTATCAGGAAGGCCGCGACGACGATCAGGACGAGGACGGCGGCCGCCTGCCGGCGATGCAGCCCGGCGAGCCAGCGACGCGCGAGAAGATCGAGGCCGGCCAGCATTTCACCGAGCCGCCGCCGCGCTACACCGAGGCGACGCTGGTGAAGCGCATGGAGGAGCTCGGCATCGGCCGCCCCTCGACCTACGCCTCGACGCTCGCCGTGCTGCGCGAGCGCGACTATGTGCGTCTCGACAAGAAGCGCCTCGTCCCCGAGGACAAGGGCCGCATCGTGACGGCCTTTCTGGAGAGCTTCTTCACCCGCTATGTGGAGTTCGACTTCACCGCCGGCCTCGAGGAGAAGCTCGACAAGGTCTCCAACAACGAGATCGACTGGAAAGAGGTGCTGCGCGATTTCTGGGCCGACTTCTCCGGCGCGGTCGACGGCACCAAAGAGCTGCGCACCACTCAGGTGCTCGACAGCCTCAATGATCTCTTGGGGCCGCATATTTTCCCTGCCAAGCCCGACGGCTCCGATCCGCGCGCCTGCCCGGCCTGCAGCGCCGGCCAATTGTCGTTGAAGCTCGGCAAATATGGCGCCTTCATCGGCTGCTCCAACTATCCCGAATGCCGCTTCACCCGCACGCTTTCGCCGCCGACCGGCGAGGCGGCGGAAGGCGCGCGTCCCGGCGTGAAGGTTCTGGGCCAGGACCCGGAGAGCGGCGCCGAGATCACTCTGCGCGGCGGCCGCTTCGGCGACTATGTGCAGGAGGGCGAGGCGACCGAGGAGGGCGAGAAGCCCAAGCGCTCCTCCATCCCCAAGAGCATAAAATCCGACGAGCTGACCCTCGAGCAGGCGATCCGGCTGCTGTCCCTGCCGCGCGAGGTAGCCAAGCATCCAGAGAGCGGCGAGCCGATCGTCGCCGGCATCGGCCGCTTCGGGCCTTACGTCCAACACGGGAAGACCTACGCCAATATCGGCCGCGACGATGATATTCTGACGATCGGCGGCAATCGCGCCATCGATCTCATCGTCACCAAGGAGAGCGGCGGCGGCGGCTCGCGCTTCGGCCGCGCCTCCGACCCCGGCCGCGCGCTCGGCGACCATCCGCAGGGCGGCGCGATCTCGGTGAAGAGCGGGCGCTTCGGACCCTATGTGAACTGGGGCAAGGTCAACGCCACCCTGCCCAAGGGAACCGATCCCGACAGCCTGACTGTGCAGCAGGCGGTCGATCTTCTGGCCGCCAAGGCGAGCGGCGCGCCCTCTGGCGGCGGCCGCGTGCTCGGCGAGCATCCGCAGGGCGGCGCGATCACGCTGCGCGACGGCCGCTATGGGCCTTATGTGAATCTCGGCAAGGTCAACGCCACTCTGCCGAAGAATATGAGCCCGGAGGATGTGACGCTGGAAGAGGCGATCCGCCTGATCGAGGAGAAGGGCGGCCCGGTCAAGGCCAAGAAGGCGCCGGCGAAAAAGGCCCCCGCCGCCAAGGCCAAAGCGCCCGCCTCCAAGGCTCCAGCGAAAAAGGCTCCGGCGAAAAAAGCCGCCGCCAAGAAGGACATTGAAGAGAGCGACGAGGTTCCTTTCGAGGATTCGAAGCCGGCGAAAAAAGCGGCCGCCGCCAAGGCGCCGGCCAAGAAGCCCACGAAAAAGGCCGCCTCGGGGAAGTGA
- a CDS encoding ABC transporter transmembrane domain-containing protein produces the protein MTAESPSRDFRSRLRAFDALRPLFPYAYRYKGRIALALIALGVAAVSTLTLPLAVRGMIDHGFSSDDPSAVNAYFGAMVGVVAILALASGTRYYLVMTLGERIVADLRDDFFRHLTSLDAGFYDRTKTGELTSRLTADTTQLKSVFGSSVSIALRNLFMFAGAIVMMVLTSPKLTGVALAAIPCIVLPLIASGRVMRRRSRHAQDRLAAASAYATENLAAVRTMQACNAQQVAAERFGAAAEGAYTAARDATQTRAIVTSVTIFLAFGSVVAMLWLGAQDVLAGRITTGVLSQFVLYAVLAASSLGELSQVWSEVSAAAGAAGRIGEILSIEPAVAAPADPLHLPKPVRGGIAFDDVGFSYPSGSGRAALDGLSFSVAPGERIAIVGPSGAGKSTVFQLLERFYDVSRGAITIDGVDLRALDPIELRSAIALAPQDPIVFGMSVAENIAYGREGASRSAIVAAAKRAQAAQFIEALPQGYDTEIGERGVTLSGGQRQRLAIARAILADAPILLLDEATSALDAENEALVKEALHDVMRGRTTLVIAHRLATVLEATRILVMSEGRIVEQGTHASLVAAGGLYARLARLQFETGAEAAALEMV, from the coding sequence ATGACAGCCGAATCCCCTTCACGCGACTTTCGCTCGCGGCTGCGCGCCTTCGACGCGCTGCGGCCGCTGTTTCCCTATGCCTATCGCTACAAGGGTCGAATCGCGCTCGCGCTGATCGCTCTCGGCGTGGCGGCGGTCTCCACGCTCACTCTGCCGCTCGCCGTGCGCGGCATGATCGATCACGGGTTTTCCTCGGACGACCCTTCCGCCGTGAACGCCTATTTCGGCGCTATGGTGGGCGTCGTCGCGATTCTCGCGCTCGCTTCGGGCACGCGCTATTATCTGGTGATGACGCTCGGCGAGCGAATCGTCGCCGATCTGCGCGACGATTTCTTTCGCCATCTCACCTCGCTCGACGCCGGCTTCTACGACCGGACGAAAACCGGCGAACTGACCTCGCGCCTCACCGCCGATACGACGCAGCTCAAATCCGTGTTCGGCTCGTCGGTGTCGATCGCATTGCGCAATCTCTTCATGTTCGCCGGCGCGATCGTGATGATGGTGCTGACGAGCCCCAAGCTCACCGGCGTCGCGCTGGCGGCCATTCCCTGCATCGTGCTGCCGCTCATCGCCTCCGGGCGGGTGATGCGGCGGCGCTCGCGCCATGCGCAGGACCGGCTGGCCGCGGCCAGCGCCTACGCCACGGAAAATCTCGCGGCCGTGCGCACCATGCAGGCCTGCAATGCGCAGCAAGTCGCAGCCGAGCGTTTCGGCGCCGCCGCGGAAGGCGCCTATACGGCCGCGCGCGACGCCACGCAGACGCGCGCCATCGTCACTTCGGTGACGATCTTTCTGGCCTTCGGAAGCGTCGTCGCAATGTTGTGGCTCGGCGCGCAGGATGTGCTGGCGGGCCGCATCACCACCGGCGTTCTCTCGCAATTCGTGCTCTACGCCGTGCTGGCGGCGAGCTCGCTCGGAGAATTGTCGCAGGTCTGGAGCGAGGTTTCCGCCGCCGCCGGCGCCGCCGGCCGCATCGGCGAGATTCTCTCCATAGAGCCCGCCGTCGCCGCGCCCGCCGATCCGCTCCATCTGCCGAAGCCTGTTCGCGGCGGCATCGCCTTCGATGATGTCGGCTTCTCTTATCCTTCGGGTTCGGGACGGGCGGCCTTGGATGGGCTGAGCTTTTCCGTCGCGCCGGGCGAGCGCATCGCCATCGTCGGCCCGTCCGGCGCCGGGAAATCGACAGTCTTCCAGCTGCTCGAGCGCTTCTACGATGTTTCGCGGGGGGCGATCACGATCGATGGCGTCGATCTTCGCGCGCTCGATCCGATCGAGCTGCGCAGCGCCATCGCGCTCGCGCCGCAGGACCCGATCGTCTTCGGCATGAGCGTCGCCGAGAACATCGCCTATGGCCGCGAGGGCGCCTCGCGCAGCGCGATCGTCGCGGCGGCGAAGCGCGCGCAGGCGGCGCAGTTCATCGAAGCGCTGCCGCAGGGCTATGACACGGAGATCGGCGAGCGCGGCGTCACGCTCTCCGGCGGCCAGCGCCAGCGCCTCGCCATAGCGCGCGCCATTCTCGCCGATGCGCCGATCCTGCTGCTCGACGAGGCGACCTCGGCGCTCGACGCGGAGAATGAGGCGCTGGTGAAAGAGGCGCTGCATGATGTGATGCGCGGTCGCACCACGCTCGTCATCGCCCATCGGCTGGCCACAGTGCTCGAAGCCACCCGCATTCTGGTGATGAGCGAGGGCCGCATCGTGGAGCAGGGGACTCATGCGAGCCTCGTCGCCGCGGGCGGCCTCTATGCGCGGCTGGCGCGGCTGCAATTCGAGACGGGCGCGGAGGCGGCGGCGCTGGAGATGGTCTGA